Proteins encoded together in one Streptomyces umbrinus window:
- a CDS encoding M4 family metallopeptidase, whose product MGNSRSSFASRSTRRKAAAGALVAVAALLAAAVQTGAATADTKPAPGKLDKGSLAVKLSPAQRAALIRDADSAKADTAKELGLGAQEKLVVRDVVKDADGTVHTRYERTYAGLPVLGGDLVVDTAKSGKTEGVTRAVKAQLKGITTSAAVKPAVAEKQALKAASAEGSKKTEADGARKVIWAADGTPSLAYETVVGGLQHDGTPNELHVITDAATGKKLFEYQGVETGTGNTQYSGSVTLGSAQSGSTYNLTDTTRGNHKTNNLNRGTSGTGTLFSGADDVWGNGAASNLETAGADAHYGAALTWDYYKNVQGRSGIRGDGVGAYSRVHYGNNYVNAFWQDSCFCMTYGDGSGNAKPLTSIDVAAHEMTHGVTSNTAGLNYSGESGGLNEATSDIFAAAVEFYAGNSQDVGDYLVGEKIDINGNGTPLRYMDKPSKDGSSKDSWYSGIGSIDVHYSSGPANHFFYLLSEGSGTKTVNGVSYDSPTSDGLPVTGIGREKAALIWFKALTTKFTSTTNYAAARTGTLAVAGELYGTTSAEYTAVQNAWAGINVGIRPGGGGGGTSFESTTAVSIPDNGAAVTSSITVTGQAGNAPANLVVTPNITHTWRGDLVVDLVAPDGTSYRLKPFSSSDSADNVTEPYTVNASSEVANGTWQLKVQDQAAQDTGRINGWKITFPQA is encoded by the coding sequence GTGGGTAACTCCCGTTCCTCGTTCGCCTCCCGTTCCACCCGGCGCAAGGCCGCCGCCGGCGCGCTCGTCGCCGTCGCCGCCCTGCTCGCCGCGGCCGTCCAGACGGGCGCCGCCACCGCCGACACCAAACCCGCCCCGGGCAAGCTCGACAAGGGCTCGCTGGCCGTCAAGCTCTCCCCCGCCCAGCGCGCGGCGCTGATCCGTGACGCCGACTCGGCGAAGGCGGACACGGCGAAGGAACTCGGTCTGGGCGCCCAGGAGAAGCTCGTCGTCCGCGACGTCGTCAAGGACGCCGACGGTACGGTGCACACGCGCTACGAGCGTACGTACGCCGGACTCCCGGTCCTCGGCGGCGACCTGGTCGTCGACACCGCCAAGTCGGGGAAGACCGAAGGCGTTACGCGCGCGGTGAAGGCCCAGCTCAAGGGCATCACCACCAGCGCGGCGGTGAAGCCCGCCGTCGCCGAGAAGCAGGCCCTGAAGGCCGCCTCGGCGGAGGGCTCGAAGAAGACCGAGGCGGACGGCGCACGCAAGGTGATCTGGGCGGCCGACGGCACGCCGAGCCTCGCGTACGAGACGGTCGTCGGGGGGCTGCAGCACGACGGCACCCCGAACGAGCTGCACGTCATCACGGACGCGGCCACCGGCAAGAAGCTCTTCGAGTACCAGGGCGTCGAGACCGGCACCGGCAACACCCAGTACAGCGGCTCAGTGACGCTCGGCAGCGCCCAGTCCGGGTCGACGTACAACCTCACGGACACGACGCGCGGCAACCACAAGACGAACAACCTGAACCGCGGTACGTCGGGCACCGGCACGCTCTTCTCCGGCGCCGACGACGTCTGGGGCAACGGAGCCGCGTCGAACCTGGAGACGGCGGGCGCGGACGCCCACTACGGGGCCGCGCTGACCTGGGACTACTACAAGAACGTGCAGGGCCGCAGCGGTATCCGCGGTGACGGGGTCGGCGCGTACTCCCGCGTCCACTACGGCAACAACTACGTCAACGCCTTCTGGCAGGACTCCTGCTTCTGCATGACGTACGGCGACGGCTCGGGCAACGCCAAGCCGCTCACGTCGATCGACGTGGCCGCGCACGAGATGACGCACGGCGTCACCTCCAACACCGCGGGCCTCAACTACAGCGGTGAGTCGGGCGGGTTGAACGAGGCGACCTCCGACATCTTCGCGGCGGCCGTCGAGTTCTACGCCGGCAACTCGCAGGACGTCGGCGACTACCTGGTCGGCGAGAAGATCGACATCAACGGCAACGGGACGCCGCTGCGTTACATGGACAAGCCGAGCAAGGACGGCTCGTCCAAGGACAGTTGGTACTCGGGCATCGGCTCGATCGACGTCCACTACTCCTCGGGTCCGGCGAACCACTTCTTCTACCTCCTCTCGGAGGGCAGCGGCACCAAGACCGTCAACGGCGTCTCGTACGACTCGCCGACCTCCGACGGTCTGCCGGTGACCGGGATCGGCCGCGAGAAGGCCGCGCTGATCTGGTTCAAGGCGCTCACCACGAAGTTCACCTCGACGACCAACTACGCGGCGGCCCGCACCGGCACGCTCGCGGTCGCGGGTGAGCTGTACGGCACCACGAGCGCCGAGTACACGGCGGTGCAGAACGCGTGGGCCGGCATCAACGTCGGCATCCGGCCCGGTGGCGGGGGCGGCGGCACGTCGTTCGAGAGCACGACGGCCGTATCGATTCCGGACAACGGAGCGGCGGTGACGTCGTCGATCACGGTCACCGGCCAGGCCGGCAACGCCCCCGCCAACCTGGTCGTCACCCCGAACATCACGCACACGTGGCGCGGTGACCTGGTGGTCGACCTGGTGGCGCCGGACGGCACGAGCTACCGCCTCAAGCCCTTCAGCTCCTCGGACTCGGCGGACAACGTCACCGAGCCGTACACGGTGAACGCGTCCTCCGAAGTCGCCAACGGCACCTGGCAGTTGAAGGTCCAGGACCAGGCGGCGCAGGACACCGGAAGGATCAATGGCTGGAAGATCACCTTCCCGCAGGCGTAG
- a CDS encoding M4 family metallopeptidase: MTPLYARHKRTTLAIATAVAAGALLTTGLTTGASAQSPAEQSGGTTLAAAPVQLTAAARTSLIQKADAATADTADEIGLGAKEKLVVRDVVKDADGTTHTRYERTYAGLPVLGGDLVVHETKAGRTQGVTKATKAAIKVSDVTPDIAKSTAEKQALKAAQAEGSKKSAADKAPRKVVWAADGKPALAYETVVGGFQHDGTPQQLHVVTDARTGKKLYEWEAIQTGTGNSQYSGKVTIGTSLSGSTYQLNDTSRGAHKTYNLNRGTSGTGTLFTDADDTWGTGAASNTQTAAVDAHFGAQATWDFYKNVLGRSGIKNDGKAAYSRVHYGNAYVNAFWDDSCFCMTYGDGSGNSKPLTSLDVAGHEMTHGVTSNTAGLNYSGESGGLNEATSDIFGTAVEFYAANASDVGDYLIGEKIDINGNGTPLRYMDKPSKDGASKDSWSSSLGGIDVHYSSGPANHFFYLLSEGSGAKTINGVSYNSPTSNGSTVTGIGRDKAVKIWYKALTEYMTSTTKYAGARTATLNAASALYGGTASAEYKAVAAAWSAVNVA; the protein is encoded by the coding sequence GTGACCCCCCTCTACGCGCGTCACAAGCGCACCACTCTGGCCATCGCCACCGCTGTCGCGGCCGGAGCCCTGCTCACCACCGGTCTGACCACCGGTGCCTCCGCCCAGTCCCCGGCCGAGCAGTCCGGCGGGACGACCCTCGCCGCGGCGCCGGTCCAGCTGACCGCGGCAGCACGTACGAGCCTCATCCAGAAGGCCGACGCCGCCACGGCGGACACGGCCGACGAGATAGGTCTCGGTGCCAAGGAGAAGCTGGTCGTCAGAGACGTCGTCAAGGACGCCGACGGCACGACGCACACCCGGTACGAGCGCACGTACGCCGGACTCCCGGTCCTCGGCGGCGACCTGGTCGTCCACGAGACCAAGGCCGGCAGGACCCAGGGCGTGACCAAGGCGACGAAGGCCGCCATCAAGGTCTCCGACGTCACCCCGGACATCGCCAAGTCCACTGCCGAGAAGCAGGCGTTGAAGGCGGCGCAGGCCGAGGGCAGCAAGAAGTCGGCGGCCGACAAGGCCCCCCGCAAGGTCGTCTGGGCGGCCGACGGCAAGCCGGCCCTGGCCTACGAGACGGTCGTCGGCGGCTTCCAGCACGACGGCACCCCGCAGCAGCTGCATGTCGTCACCGACGCGCGGACGGGCAAGAAGCTGTACGAGTGGGAGGCGATCCAGACCGGCACCGGCAACAGCCAGTACTCCGGCAAGGTCACCATCGGCACCTCGCTGTCGGGCTCGACGTACCAGCTGAACGACACGTCCCGCGGCGCCCACAAGACGTACAACCTCAACCGGGGTACGTCCGGCACCGGCACCCTCTTCACCGACGCGGACGACACCTGGGGCACGGGCGCGGCCTCGAACACCCAGACCGCCGCGGTCGACGCGCACTTCGGCGCCCAGGCCACCTGGGACTTCTACAAGAACGTCCTCGGCCGCAGCGGCATCAAGAACGACGGCAAGGCCGCCTACTCCCGCGTCCACTACGGCAACGCGTACGTGAACGCCTTCTGGGACGACAGCTGCTTCTGCATGACGTACGGCGACGGCTCGGGCAACAGCAAGCCGCTGACGTCCCTCGACGTGGCGGGCCACGAGATGACGCACGGCGTCACGTCGAACACCGCGGGCCTCAACTACAGCGGTGAGTCGGGCGGCCTGAACGAGGCCACCTCCGACATCTTCGGCACGGCGGTGGAGTTCTACGCGGCCAACGCGTCCGACGTCGGCGACTACCTCATCGGCGAGAAGATCGACATCAACGGCAACGGCACTCCGCTGCGCTACATGGACAAGCCGAGCAAGGACGGCGCGTCCAAGGACAGCTGGTCGTCCAGCCTGGGCGGCATCGACGTCCACTACTCCTCGGGCCCGGCGAACCACTTCTTCTACCTCCTCTCGGAGGGCAGCGGCGCCAAGACGATCAACGGCGTCAGCTACAACTCCCCGACCTCCAACGGCTCGACGGTCACCGGCATCGGCCGCGACAAGGCGGTCAAGATCTGGTACAAGGCGCTCACCGAGTACATGACGTCCACGACGAAGTACGCGGGCGCCCGTACGGCGACGCTGAACGCGGCGTCGGCACTGTACGGCGGCACGGCGAGCGCGGAGTACAAGGCGGTGGCGGCGGCCTGGTCCGCGGTCAACGTGGCCTGA
- a CDS encoding DUF1990 family protein: MPYTYEDVGATRDGRCPPGFHPLHVRSRIGEGQEVFKSASQAVLTWDLHRAVGVKITTDAPQAAPGVDVTVGLGLLQAPCRIVWTVEEPRRAGWAYGTLPGHPESGEEAFVVDRTGDGTVWLTITAFSRPAKWYAKAGGAATRGLQHAYARRCGVVLRRMCEDPKGDFLA, encoded by the coding sequence ATGCCCTACACGTACGAGGACGTGGGTGCGACCCGCGACGGCCGGTGCCCACCCGGCTTCCATCCCCTGCACGTCCGCAGCCGCATCGGCGAGGGCCAGGAGGTCTTCAAATCCGCATCCCAGGCGGTCCTGACCTGGGACCTCCACAGAGCGGTGGGCGTCAAGATCACGACGGACGCCCCGCAGGCCGCCCCCGGCGTGGACGTGACGGTCGGCCTGGGCCTGCTCCAGGCCCCCTGCCGCATCGTCTGGACGGTCGAAGAACCCCGCCGGGCCGGCTGGGCCTACGGCACCCTCCCCGGCCACCCCGAATCCGGCGAGGAAGCCTTCGTCGTCGACCGCACGGGCGACGGCACGGTCTGGCTGACGATAACCGCCTTCAGCCGCCCGGCGAAGTGGTATGCGAAGGCGGGCGGGGCGGCTACGCGGGGGTTGCAGCATGCGTATGCGCGGCGGTGCGGGGTGGTGCTGCGGAGGATGTGCGAGGACCCCAAAGGCGATTTCCTGGCGTAG
- a CDS encoding DUF4328 domain-containing protein yields MSALLAVVALSDLFAVYAGVRLYTLIDEDGGFAFTPRQAIDDAEALYRTAGQVQGATFLACAIGFIVWFFWMRRCAGVLGPDRFRNGPGWAVGCWFVPVVNLWMPYRVAVDMWGASTRLPGDGEPYKVSFWPVNLWWGLFVTTTLFQRYAGQRYENADALSEIRDAVLQVIVGDILEVAAAAAAVYFAFRLTAMQRLKAAEGPYVSG; encoded by the coding sequence ATGTCGGCGTTGCTAGCCGTCGTTGCTCTCAGCGATCTGTTCGCCGTCTATGCCGGCGTCCGGCTGTACACGCTTATCGACGAGGACGGGGGCTTCGCCTTCACGCCGCGGCAGGCGATAGATGATGCCGAGGCGCTCTACCGGACGGCAGGACAGGTCCAGGGCGCCACGTTCCTCGCCTGTGCGATCGGGTTCATCGTCTGGTTCTTCTGGATGCGTCGCTGCGCCGGGGTACTTGGGCCGGACCGGTTCCGTAACGGTCCCGGCTGGGCGGTCGGGTGCTGGTTCGTTCCGGTGGTGAATCTCTGGATGCCCTACCGGGTCGCAGTCGACATGTGGGGAGCCAGTACGCGGCTGCCGGGCGATGGTGAGCCGTACAAGGTCTCCTTCTGGCCGGTGAACCTGTGGTGGGGTCTGTTCGTCACGACGACCCTGTTCCAGCGGTATGCCGGGCAGCGTTACGAGAACGCCGACGCCCTCTCGGAGATCCGGGACGCCGTGCTCCAGGTGATCGTCGGCGACATTCTGGAAGTCGCCGCCGCGGCGGCCGCGGTGTACTTCGCCTTCCGGCTGACGGCCATGCAGCGGCTGAAGGCTGCCGAGGGGCCGTACGTCTCGGGTTGA
- a CDS encoding DUF397 domain-containing protein — protein MRWARWFTSSYSNYQGGNCVEVADLASTSFASVAVRDSKAPDGLALLMGPSVFGVFVRALR, from the coding sequence GTGCGCTGGGCCCGCTGGTTCACGTCCAGCTACAGCAACTACCAAGGGGGGAATTGCGTCGAGGTTGCCGATCTCGCCTCGACCTCCTTCGCAAGCGTGGCCGTTCGCGACTCCAAGGCACCTGACGGGCTCGCGCTTCTGATGGGTCCGTCAGTGTTCGGGGTCTTTGTTCGGGCCCTCAGGTGA